The following coding sequences lie in one Candidatus Ancaeobacter aquaticus genomic window:
- a CDS encoding DUF4416 family protein, whose amino-acid sequence MGEAVIPAKVKLIAGLLSIDQGHLTSIKNALIDSYGEIDCESEIIPFRCTNYYNDEMGDNILRQYIAFGRLVCPGDIADIKIHSNVLEDQYTKDGRRQVNIDPGLIDQAKMILATTKDATYRVYIARGIYAQPTLYYEDKTCHGYSWTYSDYKSEKAIHFFNKARNIYRKLVKEGKL is encoded by the coding sequence ATGGGTGAAGCAGTTATTCCTGCCAAAGTAAAACTTATTGCGGGTCTTCTCAGTATAGATCAAGGGCATCTCACATCGATAAAGAATGCACTTATAGATTCCTATGGTGAAATAGATTGTGAGAGCGAAATTATTCCCTTTCGTTGTACTAACTATTACAATGATGAAATGGGTGATAACATTCTTCGTCAGTATATTGCTTTTGGGCGATTGGTTTGTCCCGGGGATATTGCTGATATTAAGATCCACTCAAACGTATTAGAAGACCAGTACACAAAGGATGGCAGAAGACAGGTCAATATTGATCCCGGATTAATAGATCAGGCAAAAATGATTCTAGCAACAACGAAAGATGCTACGTATCGTGTGTACATTGCCCGCGGAATATATGCACAGCCAACACTTTATTATGAAGATAAGACATGTCACGGGTATAGCTGGACGTACTCGGATTATAAAAGTGAAAAAGCGATTCACTTTTTTAACAAAGCGCGAAATATATATAGGAAATTGGTGAAGGAAGGAAAGTTATAG